CGTGCCAAATCAAATAAACACAAGTTGAAGTCCACAGAAAGGAGCAGCCCAAATGCCAGGCCCATCATCACTTATGTCTCGGCCCAGCAGCAGAAAGCTCAATTCACAGGCCCAGTCCCACCACCTGCAGAAGACGGATCAGGTTGAGTCCAGAGACACAGAGACAGCGCAGAGCAACAGCAGCTGCGGATAAACCAATCAGAAAACCCGAGTCAGAGTTCCAGAGCCGACTCAGTTGAGTGAGAGAATGAGAGATGCTTCTAGATCTAGTGCAGAAGCAGCATCAGCAGCAAGATAACGATGCAAGGACTCCATCACCAACAACAGCAACTCGCGGCGTTTCTCTCCGTCGCCATCCCCAAGAACGATTCCGCCCTCGCCTGGGTCGACTCCGCCCACAAGATCCGCTCCCGGGTCGACAAGATTGGCGGCGAGAACCCCACGTGGAATGATCGGTTCCTCTTCAAGGTCCCGTCCGCATTTCTCTCAAAAGAGACCTCCCATGTCTCCATCCAGATCTACGTCGTCGGCTGCTTCAGCGATCACCTCGTCGGCACCGTCCGACTTCTGATCAACAACTTTCTCGACGTCGCGTCCAAGGTTCCGTCGGCTGCTTCAGCGAGACCTTCTGGAAGATTCCAAGGCATGTTGAATGTGGCCGCGATGGTGATCGACGACTCGTACCTGGCTCCGGCGGTGAGCGAGTTGTCTGCGGTCGGGTACCGCGACCTGATGGGAAAGGGAGAAAGCTTCCGGTGCCGGCGACGCGACATCATGAAGAGCAAATCGAGTGATTACCCCGGCAATTCGAAGGAAAACTCTTTCACTGAGTCGGCGGAGAACTCAGACGTCTGCGAGTCGGCGGCATCATCTCCGGCGACGCCATTACCGCCTCTGAAGGAAGTGAACACGATCACCGAATTGGCGGGAACAACAAGGCAGGTGTTGAAGGCTCGTCCAATGGACGGCTCGCGTTTCCTGTGTTGCTTGCTGACGCAGAGGAAGATGCAATACTGTCCGTCGGATGAGAACGGGGATGGAGCCCACAGTAGAGAAAAGAGGTGTCAGAGATCTGGCTGCCACAAGGGTGCTGAAGAACTTGACGGTGTTTGACGTCAGCTTCAACCAGTTTCTGGGGTCGCTACCGGAGACGATTGGAGGGATGGTGAGCTTTGAGTAGCTCAATGTGGCCCACAACTTGCTGTCGGGGAAGATTCCGGCGAGTATTTGTTCGCTGCCGAGTCTGCAGAACTTCACTTACTCGTATAACTTCCTCGCGGGTGAGCCGCTGGCGTGTCTGGGACTGGCGGGCTTTGACAACAAGAGGAATTGCTTGCCTGTGGATTGTAGTTCTTTTAGATGTAAGCCTTTTGTTCCGTCTTTGCCTACTCCTCACTCCATTCAAACCCGACCTGCTGCACATGGTGCGCACACCCGGAGCAAGTTGGGCTGCGCTCTCGGCATCGACTCCTTCCACCGCAGCGCCTGGCCTCCCTCGAGCTCGTCGCTATGACCACCATGATAGCAAAGAACTTCAAacgaccgccgtcaaacgactagccggtcgtgAAGCTCGAAGCACCATCTTCTCCGTCCGCCTTCGTCCTTCCCTGCAAATTCCCCATCCCGTCATCagaatttatacaaaaaaaaatataattaaaaaaaaaaaaaaaaaaaaaggtggtggAGCAAAACAAAGTGGTGCTgtcaccacgtgaaaaaaaagggagtgcatcaggcaccatgtgcaaagaaaaaaaaaataaaaaataaaaaaaataaataaataataaaagaataaaaaatttacatataataattataaagtGTTTTGGGTGCTGGATCAACACCATTCTGAAAAAAGAAATATGTATATAAAAATGTTTAAACTTTGGTGCGGCTGGCACCATAATTAAaggcaaaatatatatatgtaataaataataataataaaaaaaatatatatataataaattaaaattaaaaaaaaaaaaatttgatctttGGTGCGTGGTTGTAcagcaccaaaagaaaaagaaataatatatatagatatatatatatagatatatatatatatatgtgtacataatatatatatatatatatatatatatatatatatatataaaattgcattgagagaaataaagtccattttatttatttttctggaaattttgcataaatttgcattatacataccttaaaaaaaaaaaaaaaaatcaaatcaaatcaaatttacaagaggggatcttcaaggtcgatcaggtgccgcctcaccactcggcagagctccagaaatgagaggcgctggaggttgactgtttgaagcctcaccactcggcggaactccaggaagaagaggagccaaaggttgatcattcggagcttcactacgcggtacagccccagaagacgaaggcaaatgttgttggaacaagcccacaaacctccgatgatcaagtaaaatctgaccatcagattcctgcatctggtcaattttcctcttcatgtttgtggcatagttgtgtgcgagcttgtgcaactgtttattctcatgcttaagccctctaatctcctgtttgagactcatcacttcagccgccaacaattcaacttgacgggtttgggcaaataggcgttgggccatgttggacacagaacctgcacactgcacactaagagccagagactccttaacagccaactcatcagaccgcctggaaagtagtttgttatctttgggagtgacaaggttccgggccaccaccgcagcggtcatatcattcttcatcatcgaatccccaacggtaagaggacctgtaggggatatgaaggatgggcgccatatgttgtctggagaaggcgggactacctcttcaccaagattcaagtcaaaacgacgatcggagggtcttgacattttcaaagtgttgaagaaagaagaggtcggacgaatcaagatcttagaagtgcaagaagggagttttcacaagtaaaattcaagtgtgctttgaaacgaacagcatgcctctataaaaatcagcactcgacgggatttcagagatcgaagaggcgagctcagaattcgaagaggccattcaaaaatcgaagaggcaagctcagaaatcggagaaacatcttgcttttccagacgcgtcggcacccgtcacatgcaaactcagctttacgaaaatcacgggcaatttgtcgaagcgccgatcccagatatcgaagaggcgccagtctttttcagccgcgtcaacacctgtcacatgcacactcagcttggcggaaattacggacaatttgtcgaagatttctgataaagaagaaagcatgtGAAGCCATAtagatcaatcacgcattggttgccgacacgagtgaaagaatagtacctctacaggtattaaagaacttcctataattgtctaccttcgccttccatagcaaggcagacatacaaagcatttcttcatctccaaaaaaatgctttcccaacgaagcctctcgagtcattcaatgttccttattccttggggtacctctgcaagccaatgacttcaaagcaaaagtatcttgttgatgatatgttttaAACCTTCCTAATGCTAAAACATATTGAGTATAatagcacaagtaagggtgtcgaatccACAGGGACTAATTGGACCTATATAATCACTTGTTTTGCAAGAACCATATTAAATGACTAAACTAGGCAACTTTAGACAGATTTGTTGTTGTAACTTAAAAACTCACAAGAATGATGACAACACAAGTAATGAatcaacaagtaataaaatggaATAAAACCAATGGAGATGGAACTAGGGATTCGGTTTCACCATAGCTAAATTAATCCCATGTTTGTTAAATCAGTTTATGCTCATTCATTCACCTATTTCTTGAGTTTGTTTCACTTAGATATGATCAACCATATGATGTgtggatttgatcaaatcatCCTAGTCAAGAACCAAATTGTGATGTGCAACTTTGGTTCTCAACCAAGGATGTTTTATACATATGAAACTTTCACAAAACCAAAGGGGACACACGGCATGATGTTTGCCAAACATCCCCTTCATTCACTCCCAAATCTGCCAAAATTATGCATGATGTGTGCTTCTAATTTTGGCTACACAACCTGTGGTTAATTCAagtggtgatcaagcattaaaatcaacacacaaagtcACAATAAAATCagagaatgaaacaagaaatagAAGGATCAAATGAGCATTATGAGTTAACTACATGGTTTTCTTGCTAGGCTACATCGAATCCCTAAGAGGAGATTAGTTACATTTCATGTTTACAAACGTTTTAACATAGAAATACATAACATGAATGAACATAGAATTGAGAAGAAGGAACCCTTGAAGCAAAACTGATGTTGAAATCCTTTAAGTGTAGCCTTCGGTCTTGATTCTCCAAATGTGATGCAACATGAAAGATGAGCAGCTTGTGGATGGGTGGTTTGTTTGAATGGGAGAGAGGGTGGTCAGAAATTTGGATGGCTAAGTGAGTGAATGGTGGTGTTGCGGATGGGATAGAGAATGGACACAAAATGGAGTTTCTTGGTGTGTGAATGAGAGTGTGACCCAGAGAGCTTGAAGTGAGATTGCATGGACTTTAAATTGAAGTCCTAATGAGAACATGCAGCTGGAATTAGAGTAATGGATctgccaatctgaaatgatgatgAATTGAAGTGATTTCTGAGGTGGTAAGGCACGGCATGTTGAAACACAAGCATGTGCAGGACTTATTTAATTCAAGAGGCATGTGCAATGGCTGCAATGTGCAGTGGACAACCAGAAATTGTTTTCCACATGCTGGAAAGGGaaagaaaggcacggcatggcttggtttggatgtgcAAAGGTGGCTGAATGACTTAGATTAATGAAGACACATGCATTGCTGCAAAAGGGAGttggaaagggtaaggcaaTGCACGGCAAGGTGTGAACATGCATGTAATCACATGTTGTTGAGGTGTAAATGGAAGGGAAAGCACGGCAGGTTTGAACACATGCATGTGATTGCATGTTTTGATGTTTAAAGGAAATGGAAGGCACGGCACAAATTGTGAACATGCATGTGATTGCATGTTTTGGAACCACCTAAGTTAATTCCAATGTTTTTGCCTTGTCTTGTCTCACCCAATATGGCCGAATGCCACCTTACACTTCCAAATGTGATCCTGAAATTCCATGCAGCCAAGTAACTTCTAAAATCCTCAtttgaaacttcaaattgaCTCCTCAAGAACCTTCTCCACGTTTGGGATAATGCTCAGCTACCAAAAAGGGGTGATTTTACTTCATTTGCAATCCAATTGATCCTAAAACACACTTGGCTGCACACTAGCacaaaataatgtaaaaacacaactagtttgattcaaaaacatcacaaaaatgCCAATTAAAGATGATATAAATGTACACAAAGTGTGtacatcaaatacccccaaacctgGTTTTTGCTAGTCCACGagcaaacttaaaactaaaacacacacaacacacaaaacATTCATGTATGTTGGTTAAAACATGCTTTACACCAAATAATAAGAACCAAAGAAAACTTTGTCATACATCCAAACTCAAAAGTTTTCTACTCCaaagaattatatcaattgTGATGTATAAAGATATTTCTCCATGTCTTACAACTTCAAGGCCACCATACCCAAATGCTTAAGAAAGAAATTGCCTCAACTCTACTCCTCACAGCTTCCACTCAATTTCTCACTCAGATCCTAAGGTTCAGTCTCTTCACAACATATATGAGTGAAATTATGTAAAGGCAATCAAAATTCTCACATATGAAATCCGAAATGGGAGCACAATTTCTGAGTAGATCTCATGAAATGAATCAAATGCTAAGAATAAAAATAACATACACTTACCATCACCCATGAATACATCCTCAATGATCAGCTAGGTCTTTCTCAAGATTGTAATGTAAGGCTTAGGTTAAAGGTTAAGAAAGAAGGGATATGAAATACTAGAGCTTGGGGTATACCAAAGTGTCCTTGAGGATCATGCTCTTCACTTGCATttgccttctttcttcttttggcgTCCAGGCCCTAAACCTTATAAAGAGGAGATTTGGAACTTGTATCCactttgattctttttttttttataacttttatGCTTAGAAACAACTTTCACATAGGTGCCCTCGGTACACGCCACAATCTTGATCTCTCACTCAATTTACCTTAAGCTTTCATCAAATTGGTATTCCCCAAACTATAAGGTATGGCTTATATTGAGCTAGAATGGGTAGAGTATGGTGCGGGTGATGAAAGAATTAGGCTAAAGTGTTTGGCTGCAACAATGGTGAATGGAGCACACAAAGGGATAGGATTTAAGCCTTTTAGTAGTTAAAACATGCATAGCCTAACATCATTTCATTGAGTTCATTCATGAATGATACCAAACACATGGTATCTGCAAAATAGAGTAATTCTTAGCATCCAAACAAAATAGAAGTAAAGAGATCATTTAaagtgaaattgaaagaaaaagataggaGTTGAAACACTTTAAACCCTCTAAAAGAAGCAATTAAGCTCAAAATAACTCACTAGGGTAGTCTCCACTATTCTTCTTCCAGAATTTGAGTATGGTACCTCTATCATCATATCTCCAAGAATTACATCTTTATACAAGACACAAGATACAAAAATTTTTTATAGCAACCCAAAAGTTTGTTTGCAAACATAGTCCTCATAAGCATTCGAATTAGTAAGCAAAAGCACACTTaaccaaaacaaacacaaaaacaaacctTCCATCccaaaatacccccaaacctatGGTAAGCATTGTCCTCGATGCTTAAAATTGTATGCAATTCAAGTAGGTAAATAATATGGAATGGTAACAACATAAACACAACATGAAGATAGAATACAAACCACACTAGGTTGCCTCCTAGCAAGCGCTTTATTTAATGTCTAGGCAAGACATGGAACTTGTTCATGGTGTTGTAAACTCAAGAAAATCGACAATTTGATACACTTGCCCTTCCTCCTCTTGTTGCAAATATGGTTTCAATCTCTGTCCATTGACTTTGAAAGAGGTGCCATTCTTCATGTTCTCTATCTCCACAGCTCCGTGGGGAAATGTTTGCAACACTTTGAATGGTCCTACCCATCTAGACTTCAATTTACCTGGAAAAAGTCTCAAACGTGAGTCATACAAAAGTACTTTCATACCTTGGTGAAACTCCTTCCTTAGGATGGCTTTGTCATGATAGAGCTTAGTCATTTCCTTGTAAATTTTGGCATTTTCATATGCCTCATTTCTGAGCTCTTCCAACTCATTAAGTTGGAGCTTCCTTGCTATTCCAGCATCCTTGTAATCAAAGTTGAACTTCTTAATGGCCCAATATGCTCGGTGTTCAAGCTCCATTGGCAAATGACAAGCTTTCCCAAACACAAGACGATAAGGACTCATGCCAATGGGGGTCTTGTACGCTGTTCTATACGCCTAAAGTGCATCATTCAACCTCAACGaccaatccttccttgtgggGCTCACAGTCTTCATCAAAATGTTTTTGATCTCCCTATTGCTAATCTCCACTTGTCCTGAGGTTTGAGGATGGTACGGGGTTGCCACTTTGTGGTTGATGTTGTACTTcctcatcaatgattcaaaggGTTTGTTGCAGAAATGG
Above is a window of Malus sylvestris chromosome 15, drMalSylv7.2, whole genome shotgun sequence DNA encoding:
- the LOC126602952 gene encoding uncharacterized protein LOC126602952, translated to MQGLHHQQQQLAAFLSVAIPKNDSALAWVDSAHKIRSRVDKIGGENPTWNDRFLFKVPSAFLSKETSHVSIQIYVVGCFSDHLVGTVRLLINNFLDVASKVPSAASARPSGRFQGMLNVAAMVIDDSYLAPAVSELSAVGYRDLMGKGESFRCRRRDIMKSKSSDYPGNSKENSFTESAENSDVCESAASSPATPLPPLKEVNTITELAGTTRQVLKARPMDGSRFLCCLLTQRKMQYCPSDENGDGAHSREKRCQRSGCHKGAEELDGV
- the LOC126602953 gene encoding uncharacterized protein LOC126602953, with product MELEHRAYWAIKKFNFDYKDAGIARKLQLNELEELRNEAYENAKIYKEMTKLYHDKAILRKEFHQGKLKSRWVGPFKVLQTFPHGAVEIENMKNGTSFKVNGQRLKPYLQQEEEGQVYQIVDFLEFTTP